A stretch of Pyrenophora tritici-repentis strain M4 chromosome 7, whole genome shotgun sequence DNA encodes these proteins:
- a CDS encoding F-box domain containing protein: MDFVRLQQETFEHLREGIVDEDALETRYPLDYGNQDFTLSLEYDVSLGALDALPIELQQKVLSFLDIKALLVFRRVSKPALSLVNTLLEYQKIVMNAPMALRMSIAIGMHENYTISQLFDALCERGCADCGTLAHYICLFTCSRLCLSQNGCCPGKLAPRILLDLPVQDDDGSIQSDMQVENAPDNWVPEHVPRFTPVPGTYFVSRPLCKYGSTHTLTKIRPGNVFIDMNAFDNGKKFVSQYIDSEDQVMNVLYKTISVVVAPWLSKTSMSFECGMQCPGCMEEDREAISNLSVLQTSITPNLDTRVCEIWTKEGLVEHARRAHGGNDGSQNGHMEL; this comes from the coding sequence ATGGATTTTGTGCGATTACAACAGGAAACTTTCGAGCACCTCCGGGAGGGCATCGTCGATGAAGACGCTCTGGAAACCCGATATCCCCTCGATTACGGAAACCAGGACTTCACACTCTCGCTTGAATATGATGTCTCTCTGGGAGCCCTGGATGCTTTGCCAATCGAACTACAACAAAAGGTTCTCTCTTTTCTCGACATCAAGGCCCTCCTCGTATTCCGTCGGGTCAGCAAGCCAGCTCTCAGCCTCGTCAATACCTTACTGGAATACCAAAAGATTGTCATGAACGCACCGATGGCTTTACGCATGTCCATCGCAATCGGTATGCACGAAAATTACACTATTTCTCAGTTGTTCGATGCGCTTTGCGAACGCGGATGCGCCGACTGTGGCACGCTTGCACACTACATTTGTCTCTTCACCTGCAGTCGCCTTTGTCTCAGCCAAAATGGTTGTTGTCCTGGCAAACTCGCCCCACGGATATTGCTGGATTTGCCTGTGCAGGACGACGACGGGTCCATACAGTCAGACATGCAGGTAGAGAATGCGCCAGACAACTGGGTACCTGAGCATGTTCCTCGCTTTACACCAGTACCAGGCACATATTTCGTATCTCGGCCCTTGTGCAAATACGGCTCGACACACACGCTCACGAAAATCCGACCTGGAAATGTTTTCATCGACATGAATGCTTTCGATAACGGGAAAAAGTTCGTCAGCCAGTACATAGATAGCGAGGATCAGGTTATGAACGTGCTGTACAAGACCATCAGCGTAGTGGTTGCACCTTGGCTGAGTAAGACAAGTATGAGCTTTGAGTGCGGCATGCAATGCCCAGGTTGCATGGAAGAGGATAGAGAGGCAATATCCAACCTGTCAGTGTTGCAAACAAGCATCACCCCTAATTTGGACACGAGAGTCTGTGAAATCTGGACAAAAGAGGGCTTGGTGGAGCATGCACGCAGGGCACATGGTGGTAACGACGGTAGTCAAAATGGCCATATGGAGCTTTGA